The following are encoded in a window of Lates calcarifer isolate ASB-BC8 unplaced genomic scaffold, TLL_Latcal_v3 _unitig_5776_quiver_344, whole genome shotgun sequence genomic DNA:
- the reep3b gene encoding receptor expression-enhancing protein 3 — MVSWIISRSVVLVFGTLYPAYYSYKAVKTKNVKEYVRWMMYWIVFALYTVVETITDLTLAWFPLYYELKIAFVIWLLSPYTRGASLIYRKCLHPLLSSREREIDEYIVQAKERSYETMVNFGKQGLSIAATAAVTAAVKGQGAITEKLRSLSMHDLTQISQQDDGGNQLYQYSSHSANPAIRRSQSTDAADGAEYLYDQEERTDEEAEPTFSEDEAVSQKGLRRSQSVKLARSRVRKDARYGSLKIKGKKRPALSSVNYGM, encoded by the exons gcTGGTGTTTGGGACCCTGTATCCTGCATACTACTCTTACAAAGCTGTCAAgaccaaaaatgtcaaggaATAC GTGCGGTGGATGATGTACTGGATTGTTTTTGCCCTCTACACTGTGGTGGAGACCATCACTGACCTCACACTGGCATG GTTTCCTCTCTACTATGAGCTGAAGATAGCTTTTGTGATCTGGCTGCTGTCCCCCTACACCAGAGGAGCAAGTCTCATTTACAGGAAGTGTCTGCACCCTCTACTGTCCTCGAGAGAGAGG GAAATAGATGAGTATATTGTGCAGGCCAAAGAGAGAAGCTATGAAACCATGGTGAACTTTGGCAAGCAGGGCCTGAGCATCGCAGCCACCGCCGCTGTCACTGCAGCTGTCAAG gGTCAGGGTGCCATCACCGAGAAGCTGCGTAGCCTGAGTATGCATGACCTCACACAGATAAGCCAGCAAGATGATGGAGGAAACCAGCTGTACCAGTATAGCTCCCACTCAGCCAATCCTGCCATCAGGAGATCTCAGAGCACTGATGCTGCTGACGgagcag AGTACCTCTATGaccaggaggagaggacagatgAGGAGGCAGAGCCGACCTTCTCTGAGGACGAGGCCGTCAGTCAGAAAGGACTGAGACGGTCGCAGAGTGTCAAGCTCGCACGGTCCAGAGTTCGCAAAGAT GCTCGTTATGGATCCCTGAAGATTAAAGGCAAGAAGAGAccagctctgagctctgttAACTATGGAATGTGA
- the nrbf2b gene encoding nuclear receptor-binding factor 2b yields MTVRVGQRQLSCSVNLRRIGSMEVVGSPLNLAHQQCRKADRLIAAGKYEEAISCHGKAAELLTDAMKTTECEQARLSMELQRDSHIKQQRLIQERWKREARREATKARPGPVQLSSSPALMTQTQSTGQLQPHSSSGLSAVEFGGTREREYDTLLYQLQTRQTGGCQPLTPPCPGSKTTKDDKTRLEEQQTTIEDLRRLVDHLMDENQRLVAENERLRSENTQLRSEAAEAADFVERSELWVLPQAGGAMGTVGGQEKKSTGKGKEIAIPQLPPLEMPAQEDLCLDDLPPLELPEDIQNELQELLDRDKL; encoded by the exons ATGACAGTCCGTGTGGGACAGAGACAACTTTCATGTAGTGTAAACCTTCGAAGAATCGGCTCCATGGAAGTCGTAGGCAGTCCGCTCAACCTC GCTCATCAGCAGTGCAGGAAGGCAGACCGTTTGATAGCGGCTGGAAAGTATGAAGAGGCCATCTCCTGCCATGGAAAAGCAGCAG AACTTTTGACAGATGCGATGAAGACAACGGAGTGTGAGCAG GCTCGTCTGTCCATGGAGCTTCAGAGGGACAGTCATATCAAACAGCAGCGACTGATCCAAGAGCGCTGGAAGAGAGAAGCTCGTCGTGAAGCAACAAAAGCCCGACCTGGCCCAGTGCAGCTGTCCAGCAGCCCAGCCCTCATGACCCAAACCCAGTCCACAGGCCAGCTCCAGCCTCACAGCTCCTCTGGCCTTTCAGCTGTAGAGTTTGGAGGaaccagggagagagagtacgATACCTTACTCTACCAGCTTCAGACCCGGCAGACTGGAGGCTGCCAGCCTTTGACTCCACCGTGCCCTGGATCTAAGACCACCAAAGACGATAAAACACGCCTGGAAGAACAACAGACCACCATCGAGGACCTGCGGCGCCTGGTTGACCACCTGATGGACGAAAACCAGCGCCTGGTAGCTGAGAACGAGCGGCTGCGATCAGAAAACACCCAGCTGCGCTCCGAGGCAGCTGAGGCAGCAGACTTTGTGGAACGCTCAGAGCTCTGGGTGCTCCCACAAGCAGGTGGTGCTATGGGAACAGTGGGTGGGCAGGAGAAGAAAAGCACAGGGAAGGGGAAGGAGATTGCAATTCCTCAGCTACCACCACTGGAGATGCCAGCTCAGGAAGACCTGTGCCTGGATGACCTGCCTCCTTTGGAGCTGCCAGAGGACATCCAGAATGAACTACAGGAGCTACTGGACAGGGATAAACTGTGA